The genomic DNA GCTGCATGCATGTTCTgcatgctgctgctgctggtggtatgatggtggtggtggtgctgCTGGTGGTGGTTgtgctggtggtggtggtggtgcggTGATATCAGATGATGAATTGATgatgtagcccgaccagacgctgttagtaTACGCTGTGCAAATAACCCCactacagcgactgggctgcgtgtgatgatgatgatgatgatgatgatgatgatgatgatgatgatgatgatgatgatgatggggcggggggggggggggggagggggtggggtggggagggcCGCGGAGGGCAGTCATCATGTGTACTACTACCAAAGAGCTCTTTGCTACCACTGTGGATCGGAGCGAATGCATGTCTAGTGAGCTGTGAGCGTAGAACTGGCGACGATTAGTGAGTCCATCTACAGAATATCCAGCGTGAACAGGTTGAAAACTCTACAAAATGGCATCTGTGCAGCTCGGTGATGGGGAAAAGACATTTATAATACACGGCGTAAAAGTGAGTGTGAAAAACTCATTCTTGTCGTGTTCTTTCCATTCGTTTTTATACCATGTGCCGTGCCCGAAGTCTTTACTGTCACAGTCCCATTAACGTCTTTTTATGTTACCAAGCGGTAGCTCATTGCAACTGATtcaatgacaaattgccctagGCCTACAtcgcatcgacgtaaataagcactgaatttagtgaattgatcagtgttttagtagacttagccatgataaaaaatcatgggcgtacatactcgagcaggattcgaacctacgtccatgacgacctcctgatcactggacaggcgtcatctccactactTAGTAGTTAtgttagaccaaaaaaaaaaagattcatgaAATATGGCCAAAccatatatcatattaaaggTCTCAGCGAGACAAATCCAAAGGTGAAGAGATAATTGAAATTGGATATTTATTTACTGAGTTATGGCTTGTCAAATGTCGCACTCAACTGTATGTCTTCTGCGGCAATTTATGGAGAATTGCTTCTCCTTTCTCTATTACCCCCCAATGCAGGTTttcgaaacaacaacaaaaaaagatggCTTTATGCACCAAAATGAACCTATTTCAAAGACATgtagagacaaaaaaaaaaatgttaagtaGCAAGTTAACTGTATACTTCATCTTAatttattctattgttttttcatacggttatatttttttttcattcacattgTTAATGTTACTGACCGAGGAAGACTCCAAAAAGTCAAGTGGAGTTGGTGGGTATTCCACTATTCCTTTGTGAGTTTTACAAGTGAAGTTCGTTGAATTTCGTCCCTCCCCTCCAATTTTCAAATCCTGGATCCACTGCTGGATAATATCACAAATGGCCTGAAATTATTGCAAAATTAcattttaaattaaaatcaTAATATTCTAATCAATACTAATCAATTAGGCATAGACTCTATGCCAATGTTATGATTAACCAAGTTAGTGCCTGACAATAAAATATTAATATTACTAATAAGCTTAAGATAAATATTAACAATAATTGGCTTAACTGCAGAATACCCCGCCAAGATCTCCAGACGAGATTTCTCGACTATACTGACTGTGCTTTATTTCGTCCGGGATACTACGCACACAGTGCACAAGAAAATCTCGTGCATGCCTCAAAAATCTTGGCGAGATATTCTGCAGttgttaatgataatactaatgttaaatattgaataataataataattataataacaatagaccaatgataataattaatgatTAACCTATCTAACAACAATCATATTCATACATCCAGAGGGGCATTGGTAAACATTTGTACTTCAAAGTCAAAACCCAACATCTTCTTCATCAAATTAAACTCAAGACAAGATTGAATTACTTGTAATTTGCCGATTTAAACTTGGACTTTGTCTAACTGTTACGTGTAATGTCAGAATTTAAAGATCTGAATTTGAAAAGTGAAACATACATTATCATAAAGTTTTCTTTAGACCTGACGTTAAAAAGTCTATTTAGTAACTGGTTAGAACTATTGGAAGTGTTAGTGTTATACTAGTGTTAAGgtggtttgaaagaaaaaaacatactttACAAGTACTGAACAACCGGCTGACAACGAAAACTTATTTTGGAAACGATCATTGTGGAAATCAATTAAATTCTATGGGCAAAAACGGTAGAGTAATGAAGTAATTAGCACAACACGTAGTAGCAGGCCCTTCACTTGTAACGGTTACACGTAAGGTGGCCTTAAATACGAACCTACGTAATTACCTCCGAAACCGTGATTCTGCGTCCCGAAAAATGCCCGAGAGATCTCCCGACACCGGCTTGCTTATCCTTGTTGCGACAAAATGCGACAGGTTTTTACTGTAAATGCAAGTGGTTTCTAGTTTAAAAACATccacaaaaatcaaataaagaccGGTTTTTTTTAAACCCTTGAGATTTTGCCATAGAAAACAGAGTCCAAAGTCACAAAATTGATGCCTCTTTATCCAAACTTCACCAAAATACAAGATTTTTAGGGGGAAAACGAACTGCTCGTCGAGTTCTGACTGGTCATTTCGCATGTGCAACATGTGGAGATGTACCGACGTAAATATCTCTAAACACCTACGTCATATAACTaggcaagagagaaaaaaacaacccgGAAGCAGGAATAATTTGGGGTCACTTTATTCAAGATGGCTACTTGCATGACGTACTTCGTGTAATGTGGAGCTCCACGATAATGTCATCGAATGCAAGTAGTCCTGATAATTTTGCTGATCCAAAttaaactttttgtttttagtaatTTATAGtgcattttattgatatttcttAAAAGAATTAAAGCTGTATATATAGCCACAgtgctttgatgaaaattgacctTTTAACACGTCGGCAGAATAGGAAATGTGTTAAATGTGACCCCGCTGACATCGCTATActtagaccaccgagctttcgcccgacagcaagtgttcaGTTGTTGATTGTTGGTTCTACTTCTACAGCGGGTTTAGCCCGATCAGACgctatacagcgactgggctgtagCAGCAGGTAGACCTAACTGTTAGAtttactgcgtaattattcaaattcatgaaattaaaaacactaatcaattcagtgcttatttacgtcgatgtagggcaatttgtcatttATCAGTTgcgatgaaaacatctcgacggaagaatttcatgaatttgaagaggTATCTCCTCTTCATAAAGCTTTTGCCTTAGTATTTACTCAGTACCGGGTATAAAAGTTTATTTTAGTTTAACATTAGAGATCAGAGAGCTAGGACTAGGAGAGTGGATCGTATCACCgtacgcttttttttttttttttttttttttttttcgtggctcTGAATTCCGGtctcagaggatgaaatttcgcCCAAAAATAACACCCAACCAATTATTTACAAAGTCCTGAAAATTACGAATTTCGCAAAGTTATGAAAATTATTCACTCTGagttttgaaaatttacttatACACGTACAGTATAAATTTACCCCTCTACATACAAAAAGGTATCTTTCAGGAATAGCGCGGTGTAATATCGCAttatcagagactccaaccccaagtaccttctgatctggagattctcccgcccgaaatccctagcaaacgggagactccaagttgatgtgtgcgaagcgcgaagttcctagagttctagatgttctctggttctatctaaggcttattttttaaacatacgatagcaataagtaagaaatgctttccaccgggagacacagagccagggcgggagaaatcaaatcctaagcgggagaacgggagattttgcaaaaatgggctttcggcgggagatctcccgtcgaaaacgggagagttggagtttCTGCATTATAATTCCAGACCCTGGCCCAGACAAGCTAGTCAAGAAGCATAATGTGTGTGAATTGttgaattttatgaattatttatcttttttggAGAAGTTGTAACAGGCATACAAAACTTCGAGATGTAGAGCAGCTGGTAGAGGGAAGGAAGGAGGAGATTGGTTGAAAATAGTGTCCATCTCGCATTGCTGTGGTGACCCGAGCGGTGACCAAAGGTGAAATTATGTCGTTCACGAAGAATTTTAGATACACAAGTATTTGCAACACAGTGGACTAAGCAGTCATAAAATTGCTCCTGATTGTGGAGTGACCACGAGCGGATATGGTCAGAGAATTTATGAAAACGATTCTTGATAAAGTGTTACTCTTTAACCTATCCTGCACGGGATATCATGTGTTGAGAGTTTGCTGTTACAAATTGTTACAATGACTCTGCTGCTTATACTAtagtgttgatttgatatttactCTACAAGTACAAATCTTGATACTGCATTTCACAACAGGACAACTTAAGATCTGATGGCAGATCCTGCAGATCTTATCGCAACATGGAGCTGGAGTGTGGTGTGGTATCCAATACGAGTGGATCAGCAAGACTGATTCTGTCAGATACTCAAGTAAGATATGATATTACAGGTTTTGATTTAGTATACTTTGTcacatcttttcatttgttCTGGTTTCCAATACTATTTGAAACCAgagcatattattattattttatttttttaaagtgacaaaaatttcctttgttgttgttgttgttgttgttgttttgctgttttgCAAGAGGTACATACTCATACATAACATCAAGACATTCAGAACTTGGCAGTTATAAAGCAAGCTTGCACCTCATATTTCTTGGTTGATGAACAGTGATATCAATCATTTAAGCAAATAATTAGGCCTTGGAGATACAACTACAAGTAAGAATGACATTCATAGGAAATACATTTAGACAACAGgctgtttatatttgttttaccCTCTCTTTTTAAAACTAATAGATTGTGTGTTGTGTAATGTTATGAATATGTGGGTTCTATTGATAACTTGCATGGTAATGAATTACTGATGTTTTGGGGAAATGTACTCCAATACTCAGATAAGTTAAGTCAAAATTGAATACTGGTTGTGGTCTTTATGTACTAGTCCTAATTTGTCCTTTGCAATAAGCAGTTCAAGACATCTACAGATATTTCACACTTTCTTGCCTTAATTTCCAGGTGAATCAGCAataattgaaaagaaagaaaaacagaagaaattcTGATCAGTAAGGAAGGATACATActtaaattcaaaattcaagatTCAAAACTCAGAATAATTGGTTGTCACTTCAGAACCACGTAGTTCTATGGTATAAATTCATGGTGTCTACTTCACAGGTATTGGTTGGTGTGAAAGCAGAGATGGGACCCCCAGCAGAGTCGTGTCCACACCAGGGTTCCATTGAGTTCTTTGTTGATTTCTCAGCAAATGCCTCGCCCAAATTCGAGGGCAGGGGAGGCACCGAGCTGGCCACAGAGATTGCCAATATGCTGGGGATGGTGTACAAGGATGAGAAGGTAAGATATGAATGTAGGTGCAATTGTTTTTAATGCTGTCTGAAGATGACTGCCAGTGTAATTGTTCTTTGAGCACACATGTCAAAAGTAATTCTGGTGTAAATAGAATAAGTGTCATACAGAGCAACAATTCAGTGAAGTTTTGCAATTTTGGACACATTCAGTTAGTATCAGTTGCATTTGAAAGGAAATACTGGATAAGATGTTATTACAGTTATAGTCACGAGTCAGTGATTGCACATTTGCAGCCTCAAAAAAATTCAACATGAAAGCCCAAATATAAGAATCAAACTTTCGAAATCcatttgaatactgtaaaacaaggaattttcgcgtgcattttaatttcgcgaatttcgcgagcgccaaaattcgcgaaattaaaatgcacgcgaaagtttttgtctacactacatgcattgaacgccagtggcaattcgcgaaaatttcatgccgcgaaaaaggctgtcggctccaattcgcgaaaatttcatgccgcgaatatatcatgttttacagtacatgcacAATATATCTACATTCAAGgtattttcaacattattcatTTACGAAACGTGCTCACAAATTGGATGGTGTTCAAATGAAATTGGTTGAGTTCATTCCAAAGCAAAGTCTTGTGTACGAAAatgtgtgatttctttttttttcttccttcccaGAAACTGGATTACAAGTCTCTCTGTGTGATTCCAAGGCAATGCTGCTGGACATTGTATGTTGACATAGTGGTACTCGAATGTGGAGGCAACTTATTTGATGCCATTGCTCTTGCAGTCAAAGCTGCTCTTTTCAATACAAGGTACATGAAATGATAGTTAGTATCATTTTCTCACTTTATTGAATGCACTGAaacacatatatgtacatgtatgtgaggaAGGCCTGAATTTTCCTGTCCTCAAAGGGGCACTTGCTGTCATAATGTTGATTGTTACAGCATGTTTTAGACCTTGACATGTTTGTGGCATCGTTTATTGAGTGCCACATTGTATCATGCCTTTCAATcacacaatacaatgtactgtattcgccatatattttgcgagtctaaattttcgtgaatcgggaattcccgacgagttcgtgagtggttaaattcgcgatcatggagtcctgtactgaacagagaagtgtacacgcataCGTCGctttcacatcgggatcagagtcaatattttcgtgtgtctttgatttcgcgaatagcacctgactcgcgtaattcgcgaaaataaaaacctcacgaaatattaatggcatatacagtatacaatcAAATGGTTGTATGTATGGTAGCTTTGAATATGCAATGAGTGAATGCCCAATGACATTACAGTTATGTCCAAGCTTTTAGTGATTCATTGTGCAATGTTAGACAGGTACTTCAAATCCTCGTCTGTGACAATGCAATAAAACTTTGCTTGTTGGGTAGATTTGTAAAATTAACATTCATGTTTTGACAATGTTTCCTTTCAGTAATTTGCATACTGCTCAGGGACAGAAAGttatgaaaaattgtgaatgTTACAGTAATTGGCTCCAGTAACATGCCAGACTTGAATTCAACATAAACACATACTTATCTCTTCTGCACTCTGGGTGTATAGAAGTCTAGAATTTTAGATACTCAAACCACATTACCAAAAGACTACCGGGTGGATACGTCTTTAATCTAGATAGAAATTTTGGCATTATGGGTGCAATGGTGAAAGGTGTAGTTGTAACTTGTAATGCactttttcaatgttttttttttccttagtgCATGAATGTTGGAAACATggaggagtatatatatatatatatatatatatatatatatgtatatatatatatgtatacataatttaaaataaatctccccccccccaaaaaaaaagaaaacaaaagaaaaaaaattgttacctGTATTGGCAGTTTTCTCCCTTATGTATACTTGCCAAAGTTTCATTCCTGATTGAAGGGTTCTCATCGCAAATTACACTTTTCTTGGATATGATATAGAATACCAGATGTGCGTGTGCAGAGAGACATGGACGGTACAGAGGACATTGAAGTTTCTGACAATCCTCACGACTACCACAAGCTGGATACCCAGCAGCTTCCACTCCTGGTAACAGTCAGCAAGGTGGGGAGTGTTGAACAGTCCACTTTTGTTTATACAATCACTCAAGATACATGTTGCTGTTTACGATTTTATTAAAATATGAGCAGATACTGATTCATACTGTAAAgccaaaaatatttgcagcatgaaatttctgtaaattggagccaatggctTTTTTCGTGGCATAAAATTGTTGTGAATTGGCACTGGCATTTAAttcatgtagtgtagacaagaactttcatgtgcattatttaaaggacaagttcaccttcattaacataaggattgagagaatgcagcaataatagtagaatacatcagtgaaagtttgaggaaaatttgacaatcgatgcaaaagttatgaatttttaaaaattgtgttggaaccgctggatgaggagactactaaggctcgtgatgtcatatgagtacaacagtataaagaaaatgtaaagaaaattcaacatattttcacttttttcgcataataaaagagcacttgacttgcctctttctaaaggcaatgggaataatattactcataacatgtcagtaacgagtcaagggaatgtgtacttttttcaaaagatgaaatttcgtggaattctctttatattttccttatattgttgtatgcatgtgacatcatacactgcagtagtctcctcgtccagcggtgactgcacaaaaacttcaaaaattcataacttttgaacggattgtccgattttcctcaaactttcaatgatgtgttctactaatattgctacattctctcaatccgtatgttaatgaaggtgaacgtgtcctttaatttcacaaatcttggctcttgcaatgCATATGAaactttctggttttacagttcTAAAGGTAATTTACCCTTGTCTTTGTACAAAAAGTGCAGCATGGCTCTAACATCAGGGTAGATCTAGGGAATCGGTCGTTGCTGTGCACTTTGACTTTCTACTGTTATTTTTGATTGTCTGAGAAAAATATCAATGCATGCTGTAATAATTTCAGTCAAATTAATCTGAATACCAGCAATGAAATGTGGTGGTGGCTTGAATCATTGTTCATCCTTTAAAATAGTTTTTTCTGGTTCATTTGGGAGTCACTTGCACAGCTATGTTAATGCATTTtcagaaaaccaaacaaaaccaaacaaagctAAGTAAAAATGAAAACTCGCACATTTGCATGTGATGTAATTTGAACAAAACCCGCTCAGGTGACTGAGATTTGACCGTCCCCCATAAAGGGCattatgatgtacattgtactgtacagGAGAATAAGAGGGATTGAATGAGCCCTATTGAAGTAAAGCTATTTTTCAGGAAGTCTGCCCGAATCCTTGATGAAAGCACCACAGGGGATATGCCGATTAGTGACCAAAGGATGGCAGGGACTAATACCAGGCAGAGCGGATTCTATACAGACAGCTGATCAGACACTGCCTTGTCCTGATGTAATCCTAGAGTGTGTTCACTGAACTCCAACACTACGTATAGAGTTCAGTGAGTGTGTCCcaatggcccaaattcacgaaggtggtacaaatgaaaccatggtttaaaccaaggacaaaaaccatggagtgtcaagtgtcgcatggaatatatttcattacgaaattggtcatttcatcgacaaaatgtgaccctgcacctcaaaacaaacaaaaagtcgccagacatgaatttttagttaagaccatattctgaaagagcagactttaagctttaaaatgatgtataactcaaatcaaatggactctcctaacctatctaaatattggaaagaaagcacaaactcaggaaaagtgtgaactgagaaaagaggctctgaagtacagtgtcta from Diadema setosum chromosome 9, eeDiaSeto1, whole genome shotgun sequence includes the following:
- the LOC140233017 gene encoding exosome complex component RRP42-like, translated to MASVQLGDGEKTFIIHGVKDNLRSDGRSCRSYRNMELECGVVSNTSGSARLILSDTQVLVGVKAEMGPPAESCPHQGSIEFFVDFSANASPKFEGRGGTELATEIANMLGMVYKDEKKLDYKSLCVIPRQCCWTLYVDIVVLECGGNLFDAIALAVKAALFNTRIPDVRVQRDMDGTEDIEVSDNPHDYHKLDTQQLPLLVTVSKVGQGHIVDATLQEEACSMACLVVAVTTEGAIDGVVKKGSGSLAVESIHDMLMTAKQIGTDLNQHLQQFLKKEGDKTSSKGFLT